Proteins found in one Mucilaginibacter gracilis genomic segment:
- a CDS encoding hydrogen peroxide-inducible genes activator produces MTLVQLEYIVALDSYRSFVTAAEKCFVTQPTLSMQVQKLEDNLGVKIFDRSKQPVVPTEIGIEIIEQARILLGESLKIKEIISDRQKDLSGELKIGIIPTISPYLLPRIINRFIEKYPQVKLIVWEQTTEQIIQQVKLGMIDCGLLSTPLHESTLLEIPVFYENFVAYASKSSHLFKKKTISPDDIDMEEIWVLNEGHCMREQVLNICQRRRATKGFQHFEYNTGSVETLKRMVDQNSGATILPELALSDLSDKQLDKVRHFKSPEPVREVSIVIQKNYLKRRMIEALKAEILEFVPKRMRSRKKKEVMEIQ; encoded by the coding sequence ATGACATTAGTGCAACTGGAATATATTGTAGCCTTAGATAGCTACCGCAGCTTTGTAACCGCCGCCGAAAAATGCTTTGTAACCCAGCCCACCCTAAGTATGCAGGTGCAAAAACTGGAAGATAACCTGGGTGTTAAAATATTCGACAGGAGTAAACAGCCCGTTGTGCCTACCGAGATAGGTATTGAAATTATTGAACAGGCCCGTATTTTACTGGGCGAAAGCCTCAAAATAAAAGAGATTATTAGCGACAGGCAAAAGGATTTATCGGGCGAGCTAAAAATTGGCATCATCCCCACCATATCGCCGTATTTGCTTCCGCGGATAATTAACCGCTTTATTGAAAAGTACCCGCAGGTTAAATTAATTGTTTGGGAACAAACTACCGAGCAAATTATACAGCAGGTAAAGCTGGGCATGATTGACTGCGGCCTGCTATCAACCCCGCTGCACGAATCGACCTTGTTGGAGATACCTGTTTTTTACGAAAACTTTGTTGCCTATGCATCTAAAAGCAGCCACCTGTTTAAAAAGAAAACCATTAGCCCTGATGATATTGATATGGAAGAAATTTGGGTATTGAACGAGGGCCATTGCATGCGCGAGCAGGTGCTTAACATTTGCCAGCGCAGACGCGCAACCAAGGGCTTCCAACACTTTGAATATAATACCGGCAGCGTTGAAACCCTAAAACGCATGGTTGACCAAAACAGCGGCGCAACCATTTTGCCGGAACTGGCCCTATCAGACCTGAGCGATAAACAACTGGACAAGGTGCGGCACTTTAAATCGCCGGAGCCGGTGCGCGAGGTAAGCATAGTGATACAAAAAAACTATTTAAAGCGCCGCATGATAGAGGCCCTTAAAGCCGAAATACTGGAGTTTGTACCCAAGCGGATGCGTAGCCGCAAAAAAAAGGAAGTTATGGAAATTCAATAA
- a CDS encoding catalase → MEEQKKKLTTASGIPYAENENSMTVGPRGPILLQDFILHEKMAHFNRERIPERVVHAKGSGAYGTFTVTHDISKYTRAKIFNTIGKQTKTFLRFSTVGGEKGSADTERDPRGFALKFYTEEGNWDLVGNNTPVFFVKDPKKFGDFIHTQKRDPYTNCKSATMMWDFWSLNPESLHQVTILMSDRGTPYGYRHMDGFGSHTFSLINAKGERHWVKFHFKTLQGIKNFTDEEAGEMRGKNPDFAQHDLLTHIDKGEFPKWAMKIQIMTEEEARTYKWNPFDLTKVWPHGDFPLIDVGILELNKNPDNYFAHVEQSAFAPAHVVDGVSYSPDKMLQGRLLSYPDAHRYRLGGNYEQIPVNRCPFAVNNYERDGQMRVDGNQGSNPNYFPNSFDDIVADEAYKEPAWDLNSHVADWYDRNAEGENDHYTQPGNLYRIMTADAKADLIKNIVNSMSGIDGPKKEIIVNRQLCHWFRADINLGMAIAQGLNLNLQETMKHMPQQA, encoded by the coding sequence ATGGAAGAACAAAAGAAAAAACTGACTACAGCGTCGGGCATTCCCTATGCGGAGAATGAAAACTCAATGACCGTTGGCCCACGCGGACCTATTTTGCTCCAGGATTTTATTTTGCACGAAAAGATGGCGCATTTTAACCGTGAGCGTATTCCCGAGCGTGTTGTACATGCCAAGGGATCTGGTGCCTACGGTACATTTACGGTTACCCACGATATAAGTAAATATACACGCGCTAAAATTTTTAACACCATAGGCAAGCAAACCAAAACGTTTTTAAGGTTTTCTACCGTGGGCGGCGAAAAAGGTTCGGCAGATACCGAGCGCGATCCGCGCGGTTTTGCACTAAAGTTTTATACCGAAGAAGGTAACTGGGATTTAGTTGGCAATAACACCCCCGTATTTTTTGTAAAGGACCCTAAAAAGTTTGGCGATTTTATACATACCCAAAAGCGCGACCCATACACCAATTGCAAAAGCGCAACCATGATGTGGGATTTTTGGTCGTTAAACCCCGAAAGCCTGCACCAGGTTACCATTTTAATGAGCGACCGCGGCACGCCTTACGGTTACCGCCACATGGATGGCTTTGGCAGCCACACCTTTTCGCTTATTAACGCTAAGGGCGAGCGCCATTGGGTTAAGTTTCATTTTAAAACCTTGCAGGGCATCAAAAATTTTACTGATGAAGAGGCAGGAGAGATGCGCGGTAAAAATCCGGATTTTGCCCAGCACGATTTATTAACCCATATTGATAAAGGCGAGTTCCCTAAATGGGCAATGAAGATACAGATTATGACCGAAGAGGAAGCCCGAACTTACAAATGGAACCCTTTTGACTTAACCAAAGTTTGGCCTCACGGCGATTTTCCGCTTATCGACGTAGGTATTTTAGAACTGAATAAAAACCCGGATAATTATTTTGCCCACGTAGAGCAATCGGCTTTTGCCCCGGCACACGTTGTTGATGGGGTTAGCTATTCGCCCGATAAAATGTTACAGGGGCGCTTACTATCATACCCGGATGCGCACCGTTATAGGTTGGGCGGCAACTACGAGCAGATACCGGTAAACAGGTGCCCCTTTGCCGTAAACAATTACGAACGCGACGGGCAAATGCGTGTTGATGGCAATCAGGGTTCAAACCCCAACTATTTCCCAAATAGTTTTGATGATATTGTGGCCGATGAGGCTTACAAAGAACCGGCCTGGGATTTAAACAGCCACGTTGCCGATTGGTACGACCGTAATGCCGAAGGCGAGAACGACCACTATACCCAGCCCGGCAATTTGTACCGCATAATGACTGCCGATGCCAAAGCCGATTTAATTAAAAACATCGTTAATTCGATGAGTGGCATTGATGGGCCTAAAAAGGAAATTATTGTGAACCGCCAGCTTTGCCACTGGTTTAGGGCCGATATTAATTTAGGCATGGCAATAGCCCAGGGCCTAAACTTAAACCTGCAAGAAACCATGAAGCATATGCCACAACAGGCTTAA
- a CDS encoding glutamate--tRNA ligase family protein, translated as MKQYNKTRIAPTPSGFLHLGNVLSFVITAALARKHGAKILLRIDDIDQARANEAYIQDIFDTLNFLEIPWHEGPRNTEQFAGTYSQLHRIDTYQAALTTLANKEQVFACTCSRKQILVNSVCGCISKKLPLTTPNTSWRLITSPDAELTVKNCNGQITTEKLPLEMQNFVVKKKDGFPAYQLTSVIDDVFFGVDIIIRGEDLWPSTLAQQQLALALGLQQITDAAFYHHRLILGFDGAKLSKSAGATSVRYLRQQGKTPADIYTIIARMLGINKTIPHWQQLAEIAVFEDI; from the coding sequence ATCAAACAGTACAACAAAACACGTATTGCACCAACGCCCAGTGGCTTTTTGCATTTGGGCAATGTGCTTTCGTTTGTTATTACTGCTGCTTTAGCCCGTAAACATGGTGCCAAAATTTTGCTCCGGATTGATGATATAGACCAGGCCCGCGCCAATGAAGCCTATATTCAGGATATTTTTGATACCCTTAACTTTTTAGAAATACCCTGGCATGAAGGCCCGCGCAACACCGAACAATTTGCCGGCACTTATTCGCAATTGCACCGTATAGATACCTACCAGGCCGCATTAACAACACTTGCCAATAAGGAGCAGGTATTTGCCTGTACCTGTTCGCGCAAGCAAATTTTGGTAAATAGTGTTTGTGGATGCATTAGCAAAAAACTACCCCTAACTACGCCCAATACAAGCTGGCGCTTAATTACCTCACCAGATGCCGAGCTGACCGTAAAAAACTGCAACGGTCAAATTACAACCGAAAAGTTACCGTTGGAGATGCAAAACTTTGTGGTTAAAAAAAAAGATGGTTTCCCGGCGTACCAGCTAACATCGGTTATTGATGATGTATTTTTTGGTGTTGATATAATAATACGCGGCGAGGATTTATGGCCCTCAACTTTAGCGCAGCAACAACTGGCATTAGCCTTGGGGCTACAACAAATAACTGATGCTGCGTTTTATCACCATCGGTTAATATTGGGTTTTGATGGTGCAAAGCTTTCCAAATCGGCAGGGGCAACATCTGTGCGTTACCTTCGCCAACAAGGTAAAACACCGGCAGATATTTATACCATAATTGCCCGCATGCTGGGTATCAATAAAACAATACCCCATTGGCAGCAACTTGCCGAAATAGCAGTATTTGAGGATATATAA
- the glmS gene encoding glutamine--fructose-6-phosphate transaminase (isomerizing), whose protein sequence is MCGIVGYIGYRDAYPIIIKGLHRLEYRGYDSAGVALFDKELKVYKKAGKVSDLENFVKDIDLAGNIGMGHTRWATHGAPSDRNSHPHSSGNRKLTIIHNGIIENYGVIKEALTASGHVFKSDTDTEVLIHLIENIQLETGLDLREAVRVALNKVVGAYAIVIMSSDDPDELIAARKGSPLVIGVGKGEYFVASDATPIVEYTRNVIYLNDNEIAYIRKDDLLVKNIDNTIQIPYVQELELKLEMLEKGGYDHFMMKEIYEQPRSIRDCMRGRIYPKTGKVQLGGIKEYTEKLKNIDRIIIVACGTSWHAGLVGEYLIEEYARIPVEVEYASEFRYRNPIITEKDLVIAISQSGETADTMAAIELAKEKGATIFGVCNVVGASIPRVSHAGVYTHAGPEIGVASTKAFTAQVTALTLIAFYAAQQRGAITQSKLIEYLTELNEIPDLVERALLCNDHVKEIAAAIKDTNNCLFLGRGSSFPVALEGALKLKEISYIHAEGYPAAEMKHGPIALIDEEMPVVFIATKNSSYEKVVSNIQEVKARKGKVIAIVSEGDVDVKNMADYVIEIPQTNEAFVPLIATIPLQLLAYHIAVMRGCNVDQPRNLAKSVTVE, encoded by the coding sequence ATGTGTGGAATTGTTGGTTATATAGGTTACAGGGACGCTTATCCCATTATTATAAAAGGATTGCACAGGTTAGAGTATCGTGGATACGATAGCGCCGGTGTGGCATTGTTTGATAAAGAACTAAAGGTTTACAAAAAAGCCGGCAAAGTTTCCGATCTGGAAAACTTTGTTAAAGATATTGACCTTGCCGGAAATATTGGTATGGGCCATACCCGTTGGGCAACGCACGGCGCGCCAAGCGACCGTAACTCGCACCCCCACTCATCGGGCAACCGTAAGCTAACCATTATACATAACGGCATCATTGAAAATTATGGCGTTATTAAAGAGGCCCTAACAGCCAGCGGCCACGTATTTAAAAGCGATACCGATACCGAAGTTTTAATACACCTGATAGAGAACATACAACTTGAAACCGGCTTAGACCTGCGCGAAGCGGTACGCGTTGCCTTAAACAAGGTAGTGGGTGCCTATGCCATTGTAATTATGAGCAGCGACGACCCCGACGAGCTAATTGCGGCCCGTAAAGGCAGCCCGCTGGTTATTGGTGTTGGCAAGGGCGAGTACTTTGTAGCATCAGACGCTACACCTATTGTGGAGTACACCCGCAACGTAATTTATTTAAACGATAACGAAATTGCCTACATCCGCAAAGATGACCTACTGGTTAAAAATATAGATAATACCATACAAATACCCTACGTACAAGAACTTGAGCTTAAACTTGAGATGCTTGAAAAAGGCGGCTACGACCACTTTATGATGAAGGAGATATATGAGCAACCCCGCTCCATTCGCGATTGTATGCGTGGCCGTATATACCCTAAAACAGGAAAGGTGCAACTGGGAGGCATTAAGGAGTATACTGAGAAGCTTAAAAACATTGATCGTATCATCATAGTAGCCTGCGGCACATCATGGCACGCCGGTTTGGTTGGCGAGTATTTAATTGAAGAGTACGCCCGTATACCGGTTGAGGTTGAATATGCTTCGGAGTTTAGGTACCGCAACCCTATTATAACCGAAAAGGATTTGGTAATAGCCATTTCCCAATCGGGCGAAACTGCCGATACCATGGCGGCAATTGAACTGGCTAAAGAAAAAGGTGCTACTATTTTTGGTGTTTGTAACGTGGTTGGCGCCTCAATACCCCGCGTATCGCATGCCGGCGTTTATACCCATGCCGGACCCGAAATTGGTGTAGCTTCAACCAAAGCCTTTACTGCGCAGGTTACCGCCCTTACACTTATTGCCTTTTACGCGGCGCAGCAACGGGGCGCTATTACGCAAAGCAAACTGATTGAATACCTTACCGAGTTAAACGAAATACCCGATTTGGTTGAACGCGCCTTGCTTTGCAACGACCACGTTAAGGAAATAGCAGCTGCCATTAAAGATACCAACAACTGCCTCTTCCTGGGCCGTGGAAGCTCGTTCCCGGTTGCGTTGGAAGGTGCATTGAAACTGAAAGAAATATCGTACATACACGCCGAAGGCTACCCTGCCGCCGAAATGAAACACGGCCCAATTGCTTTGATTGACGAAGAGATGCCGGTTGTATTTATTGCAACCAAAAACTCGTCGTACGAAAAGGTGGTGAGTAACATACAGGAGGTTAAGGCACGTAAAGGGAAAGTAATAGCCATCGTATCAGAAGGTGATGTGGACGTTAAAAACATGGCCGACTATGTGATAGAGATTCCGCAAACTAACGAAGCTTTTGTGCCGCTTATTGCAACTATCCCTTTGCAACTACTGGCCTACCATATTGCAGTTATGCGCGGTTGCAATGTTGACCAGCCCCGCAATCTTGCCAAATCGGTAACGGTGGAATAG
- a CDS encoding DUF4270 family protein — MKFFRIDLLTLLISLFILGSCKNPDSVGLPVDSSQTLQTNLIDTATILTKTIDDDSVATSSVTKAPLAYFKDPIFGTTEANIAATLNLPSQSAYSVPAGTITVDSAILVMRYADGFYGDSLTTSYKVNVYQLNEPIISGKSYYNTKAWTYLPAVLGTKTFLAKPKTGFYINSIVTGAADTPIHVNPQLRIKIDPTFVTTHFFGATTSQLNTNSVFQNYIKGLYLTLDKTRPGVGGNLFFNMSTDSCRLDVYYRANNSGTIDTAKVALRLGSPHAVQIKHDHTVAGGADPNLVSQLNSSATAKTFNTLYLQGLGGLRAKISFPYLTKILAAQQAAGNDIVLNRAELVVTPVAGTGIPYLPTPRLTMYRNDIALQRSIIPDAYSGDLHFISVGSFGGFYDSYHQVYHYIITGYIENLMRGKMTDYGTFIAPTDTVGAYSGNATVSISNGTDVGARAVVGGDKTSAYRMKLNIIYNKVTK, encoded by the coding sequence ATGAAATTTTTCAGAATAGACTTATTGACCTTGTTAATAAGTCTTTTTATTTTAGGCAGTTGTAAAAATCCAGACAGTGTTGGATTACCTGTTGACTCGTCACAAACGTTGCAAACTAACTTAATTGATACTGCAACCATTTTAACAAAAACCATTGACGACGACAGCGTAGCAACATCAAGCGTTACCAAGGCGCCACTGGCTTATTTTAAGGACCCTATTTTCGGTACAACCGAAGCTAACATAGCTGCCACCTTAAACTTGCCCTCGCAATCGGCATACTCCGTACCTGCGGGAACCATAACGGTAGACTCGGCCATATTGGTTATGAGATATGCCGACGGCTTTTACGGCGACTCGTTAACAACCAGCTACAAGGTAAACGTTTATCAGCTAAACGAGCCTATTATAAGCGGCAAATCCTATTACAATACCAAAGCATGGACTTATTTACCCGCAGTGCTGGGTACAAAAACATTTTTGGCAAAACCCAAAACCGGCTTTTACATTAACAGCATTGTAACCGGCGCTGCCGATACCCCAATACATGTTAACCCACAACTGCGTATTAAAATAGACCCAACTTTTGTTACCACACACTTTTTTGGAGCCACTACCAGCCAGTTAAACACCAATTCGGTTTTCCAGAATTATATTAAAGGGCTATACTTAACGCTTGATAAAACCAGACCTGGCGTTGGCGGTAACCTGTTTTTCAACATGTCGACAGATTCATGCCGCCTTGATGTTTACTACCGTGCCAATAACTCGGGCACAATTGATACCGCAAAGGTTGCATTGCGCTTGGGCAGCCCGCATGCCGTACAAATTAAGCACGATCACACCGTAGCAGGTGGCGCAGACCCTAACCTGGTATCGCAATTGAACAGCAGTGCCACAGCAAAAACATTTAATACTTTATACCTGCAAGGCTTGGGTGGTTTAAGGGCTAAAATAAGTTTCCCATATCTCACTAAAATTTTAGCAGCGCAGCAGGCCGCCGGTAACGATATTGTATTAAACCGTGCCGAACTGGTTGTTACCCCTGTAGCAGGTACAGGTATACCTTATTTACCTACACCAAGGTTAACCATGTACCGCAATGATATTGCTCTGCAACGGTCGATAATACCTGATGCTTACTCGGGCGATTTGCACTTTATCTCTGTTGGTTCATTTGGCGGCTTTTACGACTCTTACCACCAGGTTTACCACTACATTATTACCGGTTATATTGAAAACCTGATGCGTGGTAAAATGACAGATTACGGTACCTTTATTGCACCAACAGATACCGTGGGTGCTTATAGCGGCAACGCAACGGTAAGTATAAGCAACGGTACAGATGTTGGCGCACGTGCTGTTGTGGGCGGCGATAAAACATCGGCTTATAGAATGAAACTTAACATTATTTATAACAAAGTTACCAAGTAG
- a CDS encoding glycogen/starch synthase yields MGKSKLLFITHEMSPFLELTKISEITRQLPQAMQDKGFEIRILMPRFGNINERRNRLHEVIRLSGMNIIINDNDNPLIIKVASIPAARMQVYFLDNEEYFQRKQVFGDKDGKFYADNDERMIFFCKGALETVKKLGWAPDIVHCHGWMSALVPAYLKTTYKDDPTFKHSKIVYSIYDNDFTDQLDAGFARKAVMADMTEKNTEVYKPGTNSALYAGAIQYSDGIVLGSANIDQEVLNNVKSSNKLVLDYESTSDFENYYNFYDEITNDELVHVA; encoded by the coding sequence ATGGGTAAATCTAAGCTATTGTTCATAACTCATGAAATGTCTCCTTTCTTAGAACTCACTAAAATTTCTGAAATAACAAGGCAACTTCCACAAGCAATGCAGGATAAGGGGTTTGAAATCCGTATCCTGATGCCACGTTTCGGAAATATCAATGAGCGCAGGAACCGGTTACACGAAGTGATCCGTTTATCGGGTATGAACATTATAATCAACGATAATGATAATCCGTTAATCATTAAAGTTGCTTCTATACCTGCTGCACGTATGCAGGTATACTTTTTGGATAATGAGGAGTATTTTCAACGCAAACAGGTGTTTGGAGATAAGGATGGTAAATTTTATGCCGATAATGATGAAAGGATGATTTTCTTTTGTAAAGGTGCCCTCGAAACGGTTAAAAAATTAGGCTGGGCCCCGGATATTGTTCATTGCCATGGATGGATGAGCGCTTTGGTACCTGCTTACTTAAAAACAACTTATAAAGACGACCCTACGTTTAAGCACTCAAAAATAGTTTACTCTATTTACGATAATGACTTTACCGATCAATTAGATGCCGGTTTTGCCCGCAAGGCAGTAATGGCCGATATGACCGAAAAAAACACGGAAGTTTACAAACCGGGAACAAACTCGGCTTTGTATGCAGGTGCAATTCAATACTCCGACGGAATAGTGTTAGGAAGCGCTAATATTGACCAAGAAGTGTTAAATAATGTTAAAAGCAGCAATAAATTGGTTTTAGACTACGAATCCACTTCAGATTTCGAAAATTATTACAATTTTTACGACGAAATTACCAATGATGAATTGGTGCATGTTGCATAA
- the panC gene encoding pantoate--beta-alanine ligase, with product MKIFNTKNSLQNYLSQMHAPGKKVGLVPTMGALHNGHLSLLAEARIYCDEVVCSIFVNPTQFTDPKDLEKYPRPIERDIDMLTAAGCDVLFNPAVNEMYSPGETWHLDIGPIENLLEGKYRPGHYQGVTQVVFKLFDMIKPQYAFFGQKDYQQVKVITRMVQLLNMPVKLVMCPIVREPGGLAMSSRNVHLSAQARDHSLILSQTLTLVKQQFDAGRPLDDLRQLAANQINQNQNIQLDYFEIADAETLLPALDASQNLVALVAAKIGNIRLIDNVMLN from the coding sequence GTGAAAATTTTTAACACCAAAAATAGCCTGCAAAATTACTTGTCGCAAATGCACGCCCCGGGTAAAAAAGTTGGGCTTGTACCTACCATGGGTGCCCTGCATAACGGGCACCTGTCGTTACTGGCCGAGGCACGTATTTATTGCGACGAGGTGGTTTGCAGCATATTTGTTAACCCCACCCAATTTACCGACCCGAAGGACCTGGAAAAATATCCGCGCCCTATTGAGCGCGATATTGATATGCTTACCGCCGCCGGCTGCGATGTTTTGTTTAACCCCGCAGTTAACGAAATGTATAGCCCCGGCGAAACCTGGCACCTGGATATTGGCCCCATCGAAAACCTGCTTGAAGGCAAGTACCGCCCCGGCCACTACCAGGGCGTAACGCAGGTTGTGTTTAAGCTTTTTGATATGATAAAGCCACAATACGCCTTTTTTGGGCAAAAAGACTATCAGCAGGTTAAGGTAATTACGCGCATGGTGCAACTTTTAAATATGCCCGTTAAACTGGTAATGTGCCCCATAGTGCGCGAACCCGGTGGGCTGGCCATGAGCTCGCGCAATGTACATTTGAGTGCGCAGGCCAGGGACCATTCGCTTATTCTCTCGCAAACGTTAACGCTTGTTAAGCAGCAGTTTGATGCGGGGCGGCCTCTTGATGATTTAAGGCAACTTGCAGCAAACCAAATAAACCAAAACCAAAACATACAGCTGGATTATTTTGAGATAGCCGATGCCGAAACCCTATTGCCTGCGCTCGATGCTTCGCAAAACCTGGTTGCGCTTGTTGCCGCCAAAATTGGCAACATACGGCTAATTGATAATGTGATGTTAAATTGA
- a CDS encoding energy transducer TonB codes for MLTKNLYLFIIALLFCARVFAQSQTFYYNAHGKQVAGPDSAAYKRVLTLSDTVAQTTMFNFTDYYNDGKIRLTGKTSQLKGNVLEGRCVRYYPSGNMEQIANYTLGMMNGTTYDYYPNGKLYRVVKYEVQRPTPNSFVEKMPLIITCNDSTGAPLATNGNGEYMGYGADFKTIAEQGYIKNGLKVGQWQGQINNEKQHLKFGFNESYEDGKLNSGKSTDDDGTEHYYTARNVIPIFTGGERAFSQFLRDNIRYPKRDRENNIQGKVFVSFVVEKDGKLTGFKVLRSPGESFSAESLRVLNMSPNWSPSLWYGHPVRLEFTVPINFSLRGQ; via the coding sequence ATGCTTACTAAAAACCTTTATCTGTTTATTATTGCCTTATTGTTTTGCGCCAGGGTATTTGCGCAAAGCCAAACGTTTTACTACAATGCACATGGCAAACAGGTAGCCGGGCCTGATAGTGCTGCATATAAAAGGGTGCTCACCCTATCAGATACCGTTGCGCAAACCACCATGTTTAACTTTACCGATTATTATAACGACGGCAAAATAAGGTTAACCGGTAAAACATCGCAACTTAAAGGCAACGTTTTAGAGGGCCGCTGTGTTAGGTATTATCCGTCGGGAAATATGGAGCAAATTGCCAATTATACTTTGGGTATGATGAATGGCACCACTTACGATTATTATCCTAACGGTAAATTGTACCGGGTGGTAAAGTACGAGGTACAAAGACCAACGCCTAATTCGTTTGTTGAAAAAATGCCTTTAATAATAACCTGTAACGACTCTACGGGAGCACCCCTCGCAACCAACGGCAACGGGGAGTATATGGGCTACGGCGCCGATTTTAAAACCATAGCCGAACAGGGTTATATTAAAAACGGCTTAAAGGTTGGGCAATGGCAAGGCCAAATAAATAATGAAAAGCAGCATTTGAAGTTCGGGTTTAACGAAAGCTACGAAGATGGTAAGCTAAACAGTGGTAAAAGCACCGACGACGATGGGACGGAACATTATTACACCGCCAGAAACGTAATTCCGATATTTACAGGTGGCGAAAGGGCCTTTAGCCAGTTTTTGAGAGACAACATACGTTACCCAAAAAGGGATAGAGAAAACAATATTCAGGGTAAGGTATTTGTAAGCTTTGTGGTAGAAAAAGATGGTAAGCTTACCGGTTTCAAAGTACTGCGGTCGCCAGGCGAATCATTTTCCGCCGAATCGTTAAGGGTATTAAACATGTCGCCAAATTGGTCGCCAAGCTTATGGTACGGGCATCCCGTAAGGTTAGAATTTACGGTACCCATCAACTTTAGTTTAAGAGGACAATAA
- a CDS encoding energy transducer TonB: MVTGPDSGSVLFTVTEHYANGNKKFTGQSSRVDGRVFEGKCTSYYPTGKEKEIANYKNDKIVGDMYNYYPNGKLYTYKQYPADKAAPKTIFNFNFTLITCNDSTGKPFVVDGNGYYIGYNDDFTAIEEEGNIKAGLRNGGWKGGYGSKSYKITFTESYDKGKLLQGLSNDAKGKNYKYTERGTMPYFDGGDESFGRFLRDNIKYPKKARENNVTGTVFLSFVVEKGGSLTAFEVLRNPGDGLASEALRVLKQSPLWMPGTMYGRPVRVQYTVPINFSLVE, from the coding sequence GTGGTAACCGGGCCTGATTCAGGTTCGGTATTGTTTACTGTAACCGAACATTACGCGAACGGGAATAAAAAATTTACCGGGCAAAGTTCTCGGGTTGATGGTAGAGTATTTGAGGGGAAATGTACAAGCTATTATCCTACGGGTAAAGAAAAGGAGATTGCTAATTATAAAAATGATAAGATAGTTGGCGATATGTATAATTATTATCCTAACGGCAAGCTGTATACCTACAAGCAATATCCTGCTGATAAAGCCGCGCCGAAAACAATTTTCAATTTTAATTTTACATTAATAACCTGTAACGATTCGACCGGAAAACCTTTTGTTGTTGATGGCAATGGTTATTATATTGGTTACAATGATGATTTTACAGCTATTGAAGAAGAGGGTAATATAAAAGCCGGCCTAAGAAACGGTGGGTGGAAGGGAGGTTACGGCAGCAAAAGCTATAAAATAACGTTTACCGAAAGCTATGATAAAGGGAAGTTACTGCAAGGGTTGTCAAATGATGCCAAAGGAAAAAATTATAAATACACTGAGCGTGGAACCATGCCATATTTTGACGGAGGCGATGAATCCTTCGGTCGATTTTTAAGAGACAATATAAAATATCCTAAAAAGGCGCGGGAAAATAATGTAACAGGCACGGTTTTTTTAAGCTTTGTTGTTGAAAAAGGTGGATCGTTGACCGCCTTTGAAGTATTGAGAAACCCTGGTGATGGTCTGGCAAGTGAAGCACTTCGGGTGTTGAAGCAATCGCCACTATGGATGCCGGGTACAATGTACGGAAGGCCTGTACGTGTGCAATATACAGTGCCTATTAATTTTAGCTTAGTAGAATAA
- a CDS encoding Crp/Fnr family transcriptional regulator — protein sequence MINTDQLIGTLNNISILSPQLQDKIRAYIIEEEFAKKTLLLKAGQVAHRIYFVKKGLVRSYFHQNENQFTNWFMGDGEFIISVYSFFTRKPSFESIEVLEDCILQSINWDQLQALYNHFPEFNKTGRLITEHYYIRSEEKNIQLQTLSATQRYQNLLNSYPGILQKASLGQIASFLNIKQETLSRIRAAK from the coding sequence TTGATAAACACCGATCAACTAATTGGCACTTTAAATAACATTAGTATCTTATCTCCACAGCTTCAGGATAAGATACGAGCCTACATTATTGAAGAAGAGTTTGCAAAAAAAACTCTTTTACTAAAAGCCGGGCAGGTTGCACATCGCATATATTTTGTAAAAAAAGGACTGGTGCGCTCCTATTTCCATCAAAACGAAAATCAATTCACTAACTGGTTTATGGGCGATGGCGAGTTCATCATTTCAGTTTATAGTTTCTTTACACGCAAGCCATCGTTTGAAAGCATTGAAGTTTTAGAGGATTGTATTTTACAATCCATCAATTGGGACCAATTACAAGCTTTGTATAACCACTTTCCGGAATTTAATAAAACAGGCAGGCTAATTACCGAACATTACTATATACGTAGTGAGGAAAAAAACATTCAGTTACAAACGCTTTCCGCTACGCAACGCTATCAAAACTTACTCAATAGTTATCCTGGCATACTCCAAAAAGCATCTTTAGGGCAGATAGCATCATTTTTAAATATCAAGCAAGAAACTTTAAGCAGAATTAGAGCGGCAAAGTGA